A stretch of the Pleurodeles waltl isolate 20211129_DDA chromosome 2_1, aPleWal1.hap1.20221129, whole genome shotgun sequence genome encodes the following:
- the LOC138258977 gene encoding C-C chemokine receptor type 8-like — translation MHTEESTVESDVSSSLKHILAEIDYAAEPTECHSSTDYAYIFEPACNKESVRIFGAVFLPTLYSLIFVFGLLGNSVVVWVLLSCKKTKSMADVCLLNLAISDLLFVIFLPFHAYYAVDQWIFANVMCKLVFGVYYIGFFSSIFFLTLVSLDRYLAVVHAVFALRVRTATWGIIVSAIVWAGSISASLPVLAFYQVEREDGSMVCTTIYPEESEKEWKLAIHFEINILGWLIPLTVLIYCNSHILRKLKGSKNKQKVKACKLILLVVLVFFLFWTPYNVVIFLLTLQDLEVLDSCNIMKGLDQALQVTVAISLIHCCLNPVIYAFIGEKFKKYLTNMGRKYLVDVRICRKCVAFSVFSRDTLSSERTTSLYSTTPVTVI, via the coding sequence ATACTCGCAGAGATCGATTATGCAGCCGAACCAACAGAGTGCCATTCCTCAACAGATTACGCCTACATTTTTGAACCAGCATGCAACAAAGAAAGTGTCAGGATATTCGGAGCAGTGTTCCTTCCTACACTCTACAGCCTTATATTTGTCTTTGGCCTGTTAGGCAACTCTGTGGTTGTCTGGGTCCTGCTCAGCTGCAAGAAGACGAAAAGCATGGCAGACGTGTGCCTCCTGAACCTCGCCATCTCCGACCTGCTCTTTGTCATTTTTCTTCCCTTTCACGCTTATTATGCTGTAGACCAGTGGATATTTGCAAATGTGATGTGCAAGCTCGTCTTTGGCGTTTATTACATTGGCTTCTTCAGCAGCATCTTCTTCCTGACCCTGGTCAGTCTGGACCGGTACTTGGCTGTGGTGCATGCAGTGTTTGCACTGAGGGTGAGAACAGCTACGTGGGGCATTATCGTAAGCGCCATTGTCTGGGCAGGCAGCATCTCAGCTTCCCTGCCAGTGCTTGCATTTTACCAGGTAGAGAGGGAGGACGGTTCTATGGTCTGTACTACTATTTATCCAGAGGAATCAGAAAAAGAATGGAAGCTCGCCATTCATTTTGAAATTAACATTTTGGGGTGGCTGATTCCTCTCACTGTTTTAATTTACTGCAACTCGCACATACTCAGAAAGCTCAAAGgcagtaaaaacaaacaaaaggtgaaAGCATGCAAGCTGATCCTccttgttgtgcttgtgttttttctcTTCTGGACTCCGTATAATGTAGTTATATTTTTACTCACCCTACAAGACTTAGAAGTCTTAGACAGCTGCAACATAATGAAAGGGCTGGACCAGGCCTTGCAGGTAACAGTGGCCATATCACTCATCCACTGCTGCCTTAACCCTGTGATCTATGCTTTCATAGGTGAAAAGTTCAAGAAATATCTTACCAACATGGGTCGCAAATACTTGGTCGATGTGCGCATTTGTAGGAAATGTGTTGCTTTCTCTGTTTTTTCCCGTGACACATTGTCATCTGAAAGAACAACATCCTTGTACTCTACAACTCCTGTCACAGTTATTTAA